Proteins co-encoded in one Anser cygnoides isolate HZ-2024a breed goose unplaced genomic scaffold, Taihu_goose_T2T_genome scaffold_43_1, whole genome shotgun sequence genomic window:
- the LOC136789266 gene encoding ADP-ribosylation factor-like protein 2, protein MGLLSILKKMRERERELRLLMLGLDNAGKTTLLKRFNGEDVATASPTLGFNIKTLEHRGFKLNVWDVGGQSSLRSYWRNYFESTDGLVWVVDSGDRQRLQLCARELRGLLREERLAGATLLVFANKQDLPGALPASAIREALELDAVGSHHWRVQGCSAVGARAAGGHRLAAGRHRRPRLHRRD, encoded by the exons ATGGGGCTGCTGAGCATCCTGAAGAAGAtgcgggagcgggagcgggagctgCGGCTGCTCATGct GGGGCTGGACAACGCGGGGAAGACGACGCTGCTGAAGCGCTTCAACGGGGAGGACGTGGCCACCGCCTCGCCCACCCTGGGCTTCAACATCAAGACCCTCGAGCACCGCGG GTTCAAGCTGAACGTGTGGGACGTGGGCGGGCAGAGCTCGCTGCGCTCCTACTGGCGCAACTACTTCGAGAGCACCGACGGCCTCGTCTGGGTGGTCGACAGCGGCGACCGGCAGCGCCTGCAGCTCTGCGCCCGCGAGCTGCGCGGGCTCCTGCGCGAGGAG CGCCTGGCCGGGGCCACCCTGCTGGTGTTCGCCAACAAGCAGGACCTGCCGGGAGCCCTGCCCGCCAGCGCCATCCGCGAG gcGCTGGAGCTGGACGCCGTGGGCAGCCACCACTGGCgggtgcagggctgcagcgCCGTGGGGGCACGGGCTGCTGGCGGGCATCGACTGGCTGCTGGACGACATCGCCGCCCGCGTCTTCACCGCCGGGACTga
- the LOC136789264 gene encoding autophagy-related protein 2 homolog A-like: MRRVGKGRGRREGAGLGGAPPIGARLPAPRANGRAAGPEAARSRAPGAAAGMRRWAPAWPGELKVRAARYVLERTLGPFLEERLRLEQLSLDLRGGTGELRDLRLRASALDAVLAAAGCPLELRGGQVGAVAVAVPWGALGSRPCCLRLRGLRLTLRPRECRGGGAFGVSPSPLGSLSLFWGPHPDPGVLLSPFGVPRSPGGP; encoded by the exons ATGCGCCGCGTCGGGAAGGggcgggggaggagggagggggcgggacTAGGCGGGGCTCCGCCAATCGGCGCGCGACTCCCAGCGCCGCGGGCCAATGGGAGAGCGGCGGGGCCGGAAGCGGCGCGGAGCCGGGccccgggagcggcggcggggatGAGGCGCTGGGCCCCGGCCTGGCCGGGGGAGCTGAAGGTGCGGGCCGCCCGCTACGTGCTGGAGCGGACCCTGGGGCCCTTCCTGGAGGAGCGGCTGCGGCTCGAGCAGCTCAGCCTCGACCTGCGCGGCGGCACCGGGGAGCTGCGGGACCTGCGGCTGCGGGCCTCG gcgctGGATGCGGTGCTGGCGGCGGCCGGGTGCCCGCTGGAGCTGCGGGGGGGCCAGGTgggggcggtggcggtggcggtgccctggggggcgctgggctcccggccctgctgcctgcGCCTGCGGGGGCTGCGCCTCACCCTGCGCCCACGTgagtgtcggggggggggggcttttggggtctcCCCGTCCCCTTTGGGGTCCCTGTCCCTCTTCTGGGGTCCCCATCCTGATCCTGGGGTCCTCCTGTCCCCGTTTGGGGTCCCCAGGTCACCAGGGGGGCCCTGA